Proteins from one Astatotilapia calliptera unplaced genomic scaffold, fAstCal1.2 U_scaffold_145, whole genome shotgun sequence genomic window:
- the LOC113017541 gene encoding major histocompatibility complex class I-related gene protein-like — protein MDKENMKLFFLILLCYGSFAVKHSLNYFIIGSSGVLNISEFAGVLMVDGVQMGYCDVSKKILEPRQEWAKNILKKHPEQLDWYKHKCFEDQPNFFRELISSLKQQFNQSEGVHILQRIDGCEWDETTGEVIGMTQYHYNGEDFLEFNLETLTWIALKPEADVTKLKWDTDQLGIKHRENDLTKICPEYLKLYVEYEKSFPQTKVPPSVSLLQKTPSSPVSCHATGFYPDRAEMFWRKDGEELHEGVEIGEILPNNDGTFQMSADLSILSVTPEDWGRYDCVFQLSGGEDIITNLNESIIRTNWKGESHFDTPIPIIVAVGAVVMLIAAVGFVVYKKKGERLTEAVSTTER, from the exons ATggataaagaaaacatgaagctgTTTTTCTTGATTCTTCTGTGCTATGGCTCATTCGCAG TGAAACACTCGCTGAACTATTTTATCATTGGATCCTCCGGAGTTCTGAACATCTCAGAATTCGCTGGTGTGCTGATGGTTGATGGCGTTCAGATGGGTTACTGTGACGTGAGCAAGAAGATATTGGAACCAAGACAGGAGTGGGcgaagaacattttaaaaaaacaccctGAGCAACTGGACTGGTACAAGCACAAGTGTTTTGAGGATCAGCCAAACTTCTTCAGAGAGCTGATTTCTAGTTTGAAACAGCAGTTCAATCAAAGTGAAG GTGTCCACATTTTACAGAGGATAGATGGCTGTGAATGGGATGAAACCACTGGGGAGGTTATTGGTATGACACAGTATCATTATAACGGAGAAGACTTTCTTGAATTCAATCTGGAGACACTGACATGGATCGCACTGAAACCAGAGGCTGATGTTACCAAACTGAAATGGGATACTGACCAActtggaataaaacacagagaaaatgacCTCACCAAGATTTGTCCAGAGTATCTGAAGCTGTATGTGGAGTATGAGAAAAGCTTCCCACAGACAAAAG TTCCTCCTTCAGTGTCTCTCCTCCAGAAGACTCCCTCCTCTCCAGTCAGCTGCCACGCTACAGGTTTCTATCCTGACAGAGCCGAGATGTTCTGGAGGAAAGATGGAGAGGAGCTTCATGAGGGTGTGGAGATAGGAGAGATCCTCCCCAACAATGATGGGACCTTCCAGATGAGTGCTGACCTGAGCATATTATCAGTCACACCTGAAGACTGGGGAAGGTATGACTGTGTCTTTCAGCTCTCTGGTGGTGAGGACATCATCACAAATCTGAATGAAAGCATTATCAGGACCAACTGGAAAG GAGAGTCGCACTTTGACACGCCCATCCCCATCATTGTTGCAGTGGGTGCTGTGGTCATGCTAATTGCTGCTGTTGGATTTGTTGTTTACAAAAAGAAAGGTGAGCGACTCACAGAAGCTGTTTCAACAACAGAGCGGTAG